The following DNA comes from Ornithobacterium rhinotracheale DSM 15997.
TCTTTTGGCAGTTTCCTGCTCAAAAGATGACGATAATGGCAATAAGCCAGTAGTAGAACCCCCGATCGAGAAATTTGAAAGCCTTATTGTAGGGAAATGGAAGCCTACCGCTATCCAGATTGTGAAAAGTAGTGATGGCGAGGTGGTGGATTTAGGATTGTCCAGCAGCAATGAATGTAACTCTAAGGATTTTAATCAGTACACAAAAGACGGTAAGTACATAGAAAATAAGTATTTTGAACAAGAAGATTCAGCCGATTGCAAAGAGCAAGTTAGTGAAACAACTTATACTATTGATCAACTAAAATCAACATTGGAGATAAAAGGGCTGCTCAATCCCGTAGAACAAATCATCAAGCTGAATAGAGAAGAGCTAGTATTGAAAGTATTAGGAGCAGATTACGACAAAGATGATAAAGCAGATTACAGAATTTATACTTACAAGAGAATTGATAAATAAATCTATTAAGGAAAAGCCTTATTCCATATAGGACAAAGGATTTCCTAGGTGGGACGGGCTTTGTCCTAACTTGGACAAAAGGCGTCCCAGATGGGACAAAGAGTTTCCCAGCTGGGACAAAGAATTTCCTACTTAGGACAAAACATTTCCTTATTGGGACAGCAATCGTCCCAGTTTAACTTTTATAAATTCACAATAAAAACGATTAAAAATTATTATTATGGCAAAAAAATCATACTCGGAAAACATCACCTTGGCTAAGGTAATGGCTGATGGGCTCTCTCGATACAAAAGTAATTTGCCAGCAGGAGTAAAGGAAAGCCAAATCTCCGAATTAGAGAGCTTGAGGCAAACCATAGAAACCTTAAACAGTGAACAAGAAAAATTAAAAGCAGACCTTAAAACCAAAACTCAGGCATTAGATGCTAAACTTAATGAGCTGCAAAAACTCTATGCAGAACTTAAAAAACGCATCAAGATAGATATAGAGCAAAGCCAGTGGAGAGAGTTTGGCATCGAAGATAAACGATAGAAAAATTGAAGATAAATTGAAAAATATAATCAGAAAACTAACTATTTTATTCATTTTAATGCAGGCAAATCTCAACGCTCAATCGCAGACCAAAGCCTACTTATCGGGCGATATGGCAATGAAAATTGCACAAAAAGCCTATGAGGAAGCCCAAAAAAGCAATCATCATGTAACAGTTACAGTGGTAGATGCTTCGGGGCAAACGCTTGCAGTTTTAAGAGACGATAGAGCAGGAGTGCATACGCTTAGAGCCAGTTACAAGAAAGCCTATACCGCCAATTCTCAAAAAAGAGAAACCGCCGAAATCGCCAAAGGAGTAAAAGAAGGGAAAATACCAGAAGACATCAGAAATCTAGACGAAAATATTTTGATCATGGATGGTGGAGTACCCATCTTTATAGGCAAAGAAGTAGTGGGCGGAATCGGAGTAGGAGGCGCACATGGCAGCGAAGATGTGAGAATTGCCAAAGCTGGATTATCAGTTTTAAATCAATAATATTATGAAGAAATTAATTATGTTGTCGTTACTTATACTTTCGGGTGTAGGTTACGCACAAAAAAATAGCTTATCATTAGATAAATCATTTAGTTTAAACCAGAAAGGAGCGTTGGAATTAGCTGAGCAAGCTAATATAGAGGCGGAAAAGCTTGATAAAAAAGTATCAATTGCAGTGTTAAATAATTCAGGTGTGGTGGTTCTACTTCTGAAGGGTGATGGTGTTGGTCCTCATAATACAGAGGCTTCAAGAAGAAAAGCGTATACAGCTCTTTCTACAAAAACACCTAGTTTTATTTTGATGAAAAAAGCAGAGAGTAGTGAAACTGCAAAAAATTTAAATACTCTACCAGAATTATTATTGTTAGGAGGAGGTGCACCCATTTGGAGTAATGGTGAACTAGTTGGCAGTATAGGAATATCTGGAGGAGGAAGTGGTGAAAATGATCATGCCATCGCTCAAAGAGCAATTCAAAAAATGGGGTATTCTTTAAAAAAATAAGTTTAATAAAATAATAAAAAAAACAACAGTTTATGAAAAAAGTTATCATTCTATTTGCTTTAATGTTTGCGAGTCTAAGTTTCGCTCAACAGGCAAAATATCAGCTATCTAGTCACATATTAGACATTACTCAAGGAAAACCAGCCCCAGGAGTAAAGATTCAACTCTCAAAGAGAGCCTCAGACGGCACTTGGAAAGTTGTAGATGAGAAAACCACCGACCAAAACGGAAGAATCAAAGACTTTTTAAAAGAAGGCGCGAATGTAGACAATAGAGGAATTTATAAATTAACCTATTTCACATTACCTTATTTTCAGTCATTAGGTCAAGACACCTTTTATCCCTTTGTAGAAGTAGTTTTCGAGATAAAAGATAAAAATCATTACCATGTACCGATTACCCTCTCGCCTTATGGCTACTCTACTTATAGAGGGAATTAAAAACAATAAAAAAATCCTTATTTAAAAAAACAAAAAAATGAAATACACATACACTGAGAAAAAAGATACTCGTTCAGGATTTGGAGCGGGCTTAGCCGAACTAGGAAGAACAAATCCCAATGTTGTAGCACTTTGTGCCGATTTGATAGGTTCCTTAAAAATGGACGAATTTATCAAAGAAAATCCCGATAGATTCTTCCAAGTAGGTATTGCCGAGGCTAATATGATAGGTATCGCAACAGGATTGGCAATCAGTGGTAAAATCCCATTTACAGGAACCTTTGCCGCATTCTCTACAGGGCGTGTTTATGACCAAATTCGTCAATCAGTAGCCTATTCAAACAAAAATGTAAAAATCGCCGCCTCTCATGCAGGGCTCACACTTGGGGAAGACGGAGCTACGCATCAAATCCTCGAAGACATAGGCATGATGAAAATGTTGCCAGGCATGACGGTGATTTGCCCATGTGATTATAACCAAACCAAGGCTGCCACCATTGCCGTAGCAGAATACGACGGACCTGTGTATTTAAGATTCGGGCGTCCTAGTTGGCCAGTATTCACCCCAGCAGATCAAAAATTTGAGATAGGCAAAGGGCAATTAATGATTGAAGGTAGCGATGTTACCATCGTTGCGACTGGGCATTTAGTGTGGGAGGCAATCGTAGCACAAGATTTATTGGAAAAAGAAGGCATTTCTGCCGAAGTTATCAATATCCACACAATCAAGCCACTTGACGAGGAAATTATCTTAAAATCAGTAGCAAAAACAGGTTGTGTAGTAACGGCAGAAGAGCACAATGTGCTTGGCGGTTTGGGCGAAAGCGTTTCTAGAGTATTGTCGTTAAACAATCCAGTGCCACAAGAATATGTAGCCGTGATGGACAGCTTTGGAGAAAGTGCAACCCCAATGGAATTGATGAAAAAATACAAAATCGATAGCACTGCCATTGTAGAAAAAGTGAAAAAAGTCTTAGAAAGAAAATAGAATTTAAAAGATTTAAGGTAAAAACTTGTCAATTATAGATAGATTGGCAAGTTTTTTATTTAGAATTAAAAAGATAAATATGTTTAAACTAGCATTGATGCTACATGTCTTGGGAGCCGCTATTTGGGTAGGGGGACATTTAGTTTTACTATTTGGCTATGTGCCCAAGGCCGTGAAAAACAAAGATTGTAGCATTATCGAAGGATTTGAAAGCAAATACGAGCCCATAGGCGTTCCTGCATTAATCATTCAGATCATCACGGGGATTTACATGGCATTTTTCTATTTTGATTACAAATTTATGTCGTTTAGCAATGGGCTGGAGCGAGCAGTAAATGTCAAAGTCATATTATTGCTGTGTATTTTTGCATTAGCCATTCATGCAAGGTTTTTTATCATTCCCAAACTCAATAAAAACAATTTAATGCCCATGATTTATCACATAGTTGGGGTAAATATCATCAGTGTTTTAATGCTAATTATCGGGGTTTTGTTTAGATTTGGAGGAATTTAGAAATTATAGAATAAAAGTTATATGAAAATTATATGTGTAGGGCGCAATTACGCAGCGCACGCCAAGGAATTAAACAGCGAAGTGCCACAAGAGCCCGTATTGTTTATGAAGCCAGAATCGGCAATCACGCAAGCAAAATCGTATAAAATCCCAAGATTTACCAAAAACTTGCATTACGAAACAGAAATCGTTTTAAAAATCAATCGTTTTGGGCATTACATTCCACAGAGCGAGGCAAATTCATATTTTGATAACATTGCACTAGGCATTGATTTCACAGCAAGAGACATCCAGAACGAATGCATTAAAAAAGGATTGCCTTGGGAAAAATCCAAAGCCTTTGACGATTCT
Coding sequences within:
- a CDS encoding lipocalin-like domain-containing protein, coding for MKKLIIPAMLCSLLAVSCSKDDDNGNKPVVEPPIEKFESLIVGKWKPTAIQIVKSSDGEVVDLGLSSSNECNSKDFNQYTKDGKYIENKYFEQEDSADCKEQVSETTYTIDQLKSTLEIKGLLNPVEQIIKLNREELVLKVLGADYDKDDKADYRIYTYKRIDK
- a CDS encoding GlcG/HbpS family heme-binding protein; translated protein: MQANLNAQSQTKAYLSGDMAMKIAQKAYEEAQKSNHHVTVTVVDASGQTLAVLRDDRAGVHTLRASYKKAYTANSQKRETAEIAKGVKEGKIPEDIRNLDENILIMDGGVPIFIGKEVVGGIGVGGAHGSEDVRIAKAGLSVLNQ
- a CDS encoding GlcG/HbpS family heme-binding protein, whose translation is MKKLIMLSLLILSGVGYAQKNSLSLDKSFSLNQKGALELAEQANIEAEKLDKKVSIAVLNNSGVVVLLLKGDGVGPHNTEASRRKAYTALSTKTPSFILMKKAESSETAKNLNTLPELLLLGGGAPIWSNGELVGSIGISGGGSGENDHAIAQRAIQKMGYSLKK
- the uraH gene encoding hydroxyisourate hydrolase, encoding MKKVIILFALMFASLSFAQQAKYQLSSHILDITQGKPAPGVKIQLSKRASDGTWKVVDEKTTDQNGRIKDFLKEGANVDNRGIYKLTYFTLPYFQSLGQDTFYPFVEVVFEIKDKNHYHVPITLSPYGYSTYRGN
- a CDS encoding transketolase family protein, whose amino-acid sequence is MKYTYTEKKDTRSGFGAGLAELGRTNPNVVALCADLIGSLKMDEFIKENPDRFFQVGIAEANMIGIATGLAISGKIPFTGTFAAFSTGRVYDQIRQSVAYSNKNVKIAASHAGLTLGEDGATHQILEDIGMMKMLPGMTVICPCDYNQTKAATIAVAEYDGPVYLRFGRPSWPVFTPADQKFEIGKGQLMIEGSDVTIVATGHLVWEAIVAQDLLEKEGISAEVINIHTIKPLDEEIILKSVAKTGCVVTAEEHNVLGGLGESVSRVLSLNNPVPQEYVAVMDSFGESATPMELMKKYKIDSTAIVEKVKKVLERK
- a CDS encoding CopD family protein, which encodes MFKLALMLHVLGAAIWVGGHLVLLFGYVPKAVKNKDCSIIEGFESKYEPIGVPALIIQIITGIYMAFFYFDYKFMSFSNGLERAVNVKVILLLCIFALAIHARFFIIPKLNKNNLMPMIYHIVGVNIISVLMLIIGVLFRFGGI
- a CDS encoding fumarylacetoacetate hydrolase family protein; this translates as MKIICVGRNYAAHAKELNSEVPQEPVLFMKPESAITQAKSYKIPRFTKNLHYETEIVLKINRFGHYIPQSEANSYFDNIALGIDFTARDIQNECIKKGLPWEKSKAFDDSAMVSKFIPKDKLGDINALNFSLERDGEVVQQGNTKDMIFGFDELIAHISQYFSLDAGDLIFTGTPVGVNHVSPEEKYQGFIEKELMLDFEIEK